The genomic DNA AAGAAAAAGATCAACGAACTGATCGAACAATACGGTTTGACAGACGGCAAGCATTATACGGCGCTCCGTCGAAGTTCACTCGCTTGCGTCGCTCTTCCGACGTGCGGACTTGCGATGGCCGAGGCAGAACGTTATTTGCCGGTCCTTCTTGACAAGATTGATGCCATTATTGATGAAAACGGACTGCGCGACGAAGAAATTACCATTCGCATGACCGGCTGCCCGAACGGCTGCGCCCGCCATGCGCTCGGCGAAATTGGCTTTATTGGCAAGGCACCCGGAAAATACAATATGTATCTCGGCGCAGCCTTTGACGGCTGCCGCCTAAGCAAAATGTACCGCGAAAATATCGGGGAAGAAGAAATTTTGAGCGAACTTCGTGTGCTTCTTTCCCGCTACGCAAAGGAACGGCAGGAAGGCGAGCACTTCGGAGATTTTGTCATCCGGGCAGGTATAGTCAAAGCTACAACAGACGGCACGAATTTTCATGATTGATCAAGAAATCAGAGACAGGAGCGCATTTCTGTCTAATAAATAGAACGGCGTTATAGTGTGAGATAAAGAGAGTCGGCCAATTGGTCGGCTTTTTTGGTTCCTCTCAAGCCCTTGATAACCCGGCTTTTTATTTATAAACCTTTATACTGACTGGCCCAGCACAAAGAAAAAGGGGCTGCCTTAGCACCCCCTTCGTTCCATATAGCATTTATAGCATTTATTAAAATTGATGCTTACCAAATGAATAATCCGACAACCATGGCACTTAAAAGTGAAACAGCCATACCGCTTACGAGTAATTTCCATACATTTTTTCCAATTATCTGCGATTTTTCTTCATCAACGACGGAATTGAACGTTCCATAAATCATTCCAACTGTACTAAAATTCGCAAATGACGTTAGGAAGGTCACCGCAACCGCCACTGTATGCGGAGCCAGGGTGTTAATCTTATCTTTTATGTCCAGCATCGCCACAAATTCATTCGTAGCAAGCTTTATTCCCATTAATTGAGCGACATAAATGGCATCCTTTCCAGACAAACCGAGCAAGTATGCGAATGGGCTAAAGATAATAGAGAATATTTTCTGAATGGTCAATCCGTCAACAAAAAATCCTAAAATTCCATTTAATCCAGCCGTAAGAGCTACATAGCCGATAACCATTGCTGCGATGACAATAACCATCCGGATTCCAACTAGCATACTATTCGAGATGGTGGAAAAGAAGTCTTTGCGCTGTCCTTTATCCGGAACATAAACGATATCTTCTTCTTTGCTTATGTTAACAGGGTTTAACATATTTGCAATCAATAAAGCATTTAAACAGTTTAAAGGAATGGCTGCAAATACATATGTCGCCGGAACCATAGATAAGTAAGCTCCAATGATGGACCCGCTTATGCTGCTCATGCTCATGATTCC from Bacillus methanolicus MGA3 includes the following:
- a CDS encoding nucleoside transporter C-terminal domain-containing protein, translated to MNAIGVLVVLGLVYLCSPNKKNVKWKFILILLMVEFLITWFMLSTKIRAWIINQIASFFTWLISCANEGISFVFPSAMANEHVDFFFSALMPIIFIITFFDILSYFGILTWNIDKVGWVIAKISGLPKLESFFSIQMMFLGNTEALAVLRQQLSVLKQQRLLTFGIMSMSSISGSIIGAYLSMVPATYVFAAIPLNCLNALLIANMLNPVNISKEEDIVYVPDKGQRKDFFSTISNSMLVGIRMVIVIAAMVIGYVALTAGLNGILGFFVDGLTIQKIFSIIFSPFAYLLGLSGKDAIYVAQLMGIKLATNEFVAMLDIKDKINTLAPHTVAVAVTFLTSFANFSTVGMIYGTFNSVVDEEKSQIIGKNVWKLLVSGMAVSLLSAMVVGLFIW